The following are from one region of the Cottoperca gobio unplaced genomic scaffold, fCotGob3.1 fCotGob3_298arrow_ctg1, whole genome shotgun sequence genome:
- the eps8a gene encoding epidermal growth factor receptor kinase substrate 8a, producing the protein GHVSPSPEPQHKAKSSAKALYEQRKHFTKTSINSLTDTSQYHVEHLTTFVLDRKDGLITVDDGVRRLRLLDAKGKVWTQEMLLQVEERSVSLIDQETQNELENFAVGTLQHCQAVMNSCSYDSILALVCKDSGQSKPDLHLFQCDDIKANLIHADIESAMMDAKGGKVKRRPEALRMILKSDGVIPPPPAAPAPEPPASSNQVDVKSRAAAWSAWTNEQQDYEKQRHVSEEDGALEMSAARVDRDVQILNHILDDVEFFVTKLQKAAEAFNELSRRKKVKKGKKKGPGEGVLTLRSKPPAEDEFVGCLQKFKQAFNQLGKLKDQIQNPSAEDLLHFLFSPLRMVIQAAGSVDLARSVVVPLLTREAIDFLHAAGTAEERHLWVALGDGWTKSRLEWPRDHYFPPCALTFRDGWEPPVLPAAYREQEPLSQLAESLANAEIQRHEELRSRLEAVQRFSPDDGYASSYKRLQILDQDLALAAFKQAVSRRVDGSFDADGRVQTKPFAKSKYDFVARNNTELSVLKDEVVEVIDDRKQWWKVRNGCGASGYVPNNILDLTRAVDITGRGEPIYSHTIQLMMPKKEFELFKQLLGELNEKQTSRTDFIPSKPAATPMPPAPTPPPAPARLPTPPLPPPAPEPAKPAVSRHNSTTSSDNGSVALREKLSQRAPPANREPVNRRKSNMEEVQDELMHRLTLGRSAQKKFPVSSRGGGGVPPSNSISYDSSPEHVRAWLEAKGFSPVTITSLGVLTGAQLFSLNKEELKTVCPDDGARVFSQVTVQKAALEKRSGSELQEIMRRRQEKLAASTCDSGVESFDEGSTH; encoded by the exons TGGCCATGTCTCTCCGTCTCCTGAGCCTCAACATAAAGCCAAGTCCAGTGCCAAAGCTCTGTACG aacaaagaaaacatttcaccAAAACGAGCATTAACAGTCTGACGGACACGTCGCAGTATCACGTGGAG CATCTGACCACGTTCGTGTTGGACCGTAAAGACGGGCTGATCACGGTGGACGATGGCGTGCGGCGTCTCCGCCTGCTGGACGCTAAAGGGAAGGTCTGGACTCAGGAGATGttgctgcaggtggaggagagaagcGTGAGTCTCATCGACCAGGAGACGCAG AACGAGCTGGAGAACTTCGCGGTCGGGACGTTGCAGCACTGCCAGGCTGTGATGAACTCCTGCAGCTACGACTCCATCCTGGCTCTAGTGTGTAAAGACTCGGGTCAGAGCAAACCGGACCTGCACCTCTTCCAGTGCGACGACATCAAG GCGAATCTGATCCACGCAGACATAGAAAGCGCCATGATGGACGCCAAAGGAGGCAAAGTGAAGAGACGACCAGAGGCGCTCCG gatgaTCCTGAAGAGCGACGGGGtcatcccccctccccccgctgCTCCCGCCCCCGAACCCCCCGCGTCGTCCAATCAGGTGGACGTCAAGAGTCGAGCCGCCGCCTGGTCGGCCTGGACCAATGAGCAGCAAGACT aTGAGAAGCAGCGTCACGTTTCGGAGGAGGACGGGGCGCTGGAGATGAGCGCGGCGCGAGTGGACCGGGACGTT CAAATCCTGAACCACATCCTGGACGACGTCGAGTTCTTCGTCACCAAACTTCAGAAAGCGGCCGAAGCTTTTAACGAGCTGTCCAGGaggaagaaggtgaagaaggGCAAGAAGAAAGGTCCGGGAG AGGGCGTTCTGACTCTGAGGTCCAAACCTCCCGCGGAGGACGAGTTCGTCGGCTGTCTGCAGAAATTCAAACAAGCTTTCAACCAGCTG GGTAAACTGAAGGATCAGATCCAGAACCCGAGTGCTGAAGATCTGCTGCACTTCCTGTTCTCTCCCCTCAGGATG GTGATCCAGGCGGCGGGCAGTGTGGATCTGGCTCGTAGCGTCGTGGTTCCTCTGCTCACCAGAGAGGCCATCGACTTCCTGCACGCTGCGGGGACAGCGGAGGAGAGACACCTGTGGGTCGCTCTGGGAGACGGCTGGACCAAGAGCAG GTTGGAGTGGCCGAGGGATCATTACTTCCCCCCCTGTGCGCTGACGTTTCGGGACGGATGGGAGCCTCCGGTGCTGCCGGCTGCGTACAGAGAGCAGGAGCCGCTGAGTCAGCTCGCAGAGAGTCTCGCCAACGCTGAGATCCAGAGACACGAGGAGCTGAGGAGCAGACTGGAG gcggTGCAGAGGTTCTCTCCTGACGACGGGTACGCATCCTCCTACAAACGCCTGCAGATCCTGGATCAGGATTTGGCCTTGGCTGCTTTTAAACAGGCCGTCAGCCGCCGCGTAGACGG GAGTTTTGACGCTGACGGTCGAGTCCAAACGAAACCTTTTGCCAAATCTAAATACGACTTTGTGGCGAGAAACAACACGGAGCTGTCCGTCCTCAAAGACGAGGTCGTCGAg GTTATCGACGACAGGAAACAGTGGTGGAAGGTGAGAAACGGCTGCGGGGCGTCGGGCTATGTGCCAAACAACATCCTGGACCTCACCAGAGCCGTGGACATCACCGGCCGAGGGGAGCCCATCTACAGCCACACCATCCAG CTCATGATGCCAAAGAAGGAGTTTGAGTTGTTTAAG CAATTACTGGGAGAGTTGAACGAG AAGCAGACGTCCAGGACCGACTTCATCCCCAGTAAACCCGCAGCGACCCCGATGCCTCCGGCTCCCACGCCCCCCCCAGCCCCCGCCAGGCTCCCCACGCCGCCGCTGCCCCCCCCGGCCCCCGAGCCTGCCAAGCCGGCCGTCAGCCGCCACAACAGCACCACGTCCAGCGACAACGGCAGCGTCGCCCTAAGGGAGAAGCTCAGCCAGAGAGCGCCGCCCGCCAACCGGGAGCCCGTCAACC GCAGGAAGTCCAAcatggaggaggtgcaggacgAGCTCATGCACAGACTCACTTTAGGTCGCAGCGCTCAGAAGAAGTTTCCGGTTTCTTCTCGCGGCGGCGGCGGCGTCCCGCCGTCCAACAGCATCAGCTACGACTCGTCACCGGAGCACGTCAGAGCCTGGCTGGAGGCCAAAGGCTTCAGCCCTGT CACCATCACCAGCCTCGGTGTGCTCACCGGCGCTCAGCTCTTCTCGCTGAACAAAGAGGAGCTGAAGACGGTTTGTCCCGATGACGGCGCCCGGGTCTTCAGCCAGGTGACGGTGCAGAAGGCGGCGCTGGAG AAGCGTTCGGGCTCTGAGCTCCAGGAGATCATGAGGCGGCGGCAGGAGAAACTTGCAGCCAGCACGTGTGATTCAGGGGTGGAGTCTTTTGACGAAGGCAGCACCCACTGA